The genomic interval cactttgctgatgattgagagtagactaatggggcagtaattggctggattggatttgtcctgagactgtgacccctggttttgggCTCCTCAGCCATggcgaacatcctccctgcatctggtctgtccagtcctgttcgaattttatatgtttcactgagatcacctctcattattctaaactcgagtgaatacaggtctagtcaacccaatctctcctcataagtcagtcctgccatcccaggaatcagtccaggaaacctttgttgcacttcctCCTGGCAAGGACTtcattcctcagataaggagactaaaactgcacacaatactccagatgtggtctcaccaaggccctgtataactgcagtaaaacatccctgctcctatactcaaatcctcttgcaatgaaggccaacataccattcgccttccgaactgcttgctgcacctgaatgctcgctttcagcgactggtgtgcaaagacacccaggtttcgttgcacctccccttttcccaatctatcaccattcagataataatctgattttacaatcaaagtgaataacttcacatttaaccacgttatactgcatctgccatgtttttgcccactcacccaacttataTAAATCATATTGGaacctctttgtatcctcctcacagctcacatttcacCCCAGCTTTGGGTCGTGTACAgggaccttggaacagaggaacattaaagTGGACGAGGAGCAAGAGGATAgtcacctgtttctgtcctgtaagatcctaagcttcattgagaatgaattcATGAAGCATTTCTACATCGTATTTTTTGCAACATTGTAAAATAGCCCAAAGTAGATCTCTTGCCCAGTATATCCAGTTTGTAAAATCTCCCTGAAATATTTACATGTAAATCAAACagtcagaagagggtaggatggACCTACACTACACTTGAATGTATTGTCATCTATTGGGTTTAAAGTTTCCGAACACTATTTGTCAATAGTGTGAGGAAGCtcagagtgaaagtgaggaggggccgtctgactgcagtttccactggaagaaaattcaccttcagtgtgtacagtgagcagaaatgaattgctattgttaaaagttcccactaacttgttattctactttaacagaacaagcctggatctcctgctatgtttaaacactaaacttcagtggTTATAGCTTAAGTAAAATAATActatgatttgatttaaatggaggcgtggtttccacctgccaaagaatgttgtctgaagcgagggtgtttactgctaacagctcccatcctgtttaatagaccccctgaatgtctgatttaccAAAAAGAAACCCAGCTTTGTAAAGTTAAACATTCTCATTAATCGGAAGAacattttatgaacaaatttcagtattTCATAAGGCAAGGGTGGCCCAGACATGGATTGTACCCAATTCAGTGTAAAGTTATGAAAACCACAGCCAGTTTAGCgaccaggggacataaccttaaagttagaattatgactttcaggagtgaagtgaagagacacttcgacacgcaaagagtgggagaagttaggaacactcttccacaaatggcagttgatgctagctcaattgttaaatctattatctcagattaaaattgtgacccaaaaggtaagggatatgacgaaggcaggtatatggagttatgtcatggatcaaccatgatctctttgaatggtggaccaggatcGAGGGGCGAAatgaccttctcctgttcctatgatcactCTTCAAATACAGTGAATGATAATAATGTAAATAGTTCATCCTATTTTCAAATTGCAATAAAATCTTCAGGGCCTGTCGTGAGGGGAAGCTGAAGATGAGAAACTTCTGTCTGCTCACAagacaggtgaaattcaaatccaacagaGTTAAGTCACAACCTCTGGGCTCCCCATCCCTCGCCCTCTCACTGTGCCTGTACCCAATAGGCACATCATTGCCCCCTGTGTACATTAACCTTTACACTGAGCATTTGAAATCTACCTGGAGCCCCACCCCCACTAAACAAGAATCTTTACATCAGGGGCAGGGATCTTCAATCTTGGAGGAGAGTTCCAAGTCCACCGACTCTCAATCCGATTGGTGTTTGGACAATTAGCTCCAAAAGGGAGAGTTTAACTGGAGTTTGGAGCACGTGTGGGGATTCGAGTGATCAATGGCTGCGGAGCACCAAGGGAGAGATTGGGCCGTCAACCAGCCGGCACCAGTCCCTCAGGCCAGTCCCACTGTTCCTTCAGAGCTCATTTACCTGCACAATGAGGGCCGGGCaagccttcacccattgctgcagccatccctGGACTGGGCCTGGATACATTATTACCAGCCAGTCTGCCACGACTTACATGGACCCATTAAAACccatttcactaacaggaggaactgtggaggagtgcagagtgttACGAACAGTATTGAGCACTCATTGCATGCTGATTGGAGCCAGATAATGaaaaatgagcaaccagccattagaagatacaagtagtcactgctttattggtcatttgataactagttgaactgggtttgcttgtgtttcctgtacaggaacaaggcgatcaaagaagcagagatcagagagacagcggTCACAGTCAGGGCCAGAATTAGGACCACCTCAGACTCCACACCTAAAAAAATAGAACAAGAAACCAAAGGTCAGAGTGagtgaaggaaatactgaggggaaaatggaaacCAGCAGTCAGCGAACTCACCACCCGGAGACCTCTgctgcatcctttgctcaacctCATTAAGGGGCTCAATTGCCAGGTCTGTCACATCAGGATCCAGAATGACTAGGGGTCCAAGTaaggcctcaccctcccacttcaattcagcatcactctctgcaatatcaaacattccagttagagagagtaaagggtgacctccaacatatagaggatcaatgtcctaccaggtccagatataagatccctccttcctctggaatcaagtCGGAATTCCCTCGTGGCACTGCAGGTAcccagatgacaacaggcacaCACGTCATTGTTGgattcttccaatggggtccagctAAACCAGAGAATCCGTTTATCAACCAGGTTGTCCATCACCCTTTAATACAACACATCCCTGAGCAAGAGGgggaacttacatattctggaaagtacaagctttgttcatggaatctctccgatccactgcagcaactttcaggtgacaggtgatgaaaatctgagggacacattcaatacaagttgttattgagtgacctcctcccaacatggggaaccccaatgtttggcttcctcttaccaaggaacggtcatctccaaagaagcggaacgcatccaggtcaaactggagtttgtccagctcacgttcacctcttggcaacacaaaggttgaaaaggagtcctcagctttgctgtccaggaggcaactgaagatagattaaaaaagggacaaagtgaATTTAGTGAACCCATTGAGACATaaccagctggagaaagcagagagctccttacccatggtagtcaatgatgttgtatcttggggtggaatccttgtctgggctcaatgtagctgcacagctgtcaatgtagagcttcaagggcatgtggttggtcattgaaacagaggcctcaatgtgaatgaggtcacccaggtagtagacagtcgaggtgcgctctgtaagccagtcatctgaagtacaagaggacaagggttggagacagtgggtgaaactcccagtgggagacgacagaaaagcactccccatccacccatcacataccgttcataagacgcagtgagaatgacagaagcccttctccagacttggtcgagctgaatgggatccaggtgggcttgataggatcactgctcacattgcccttcctggaaggacaggagagtaatttcaggacaacttcagagaactgcacctgctgtagacCTTATTTGCCACAGAGTAAAGTTTCTTACCTAAAATAAtggcactcaatgggaatgatAGCTCCATTCgttctcacaatgacagatccatgagcatttggggtgtggttcagatgggtggtgtagaccaggaaatctccagccatctgaaagacatcaggttCAGGAATGAAGAGATGGTCTCATTggacaaaagctatttctggtcattttcctgccctgttaagcagcagtttgaggggtttcagctgttcctcaatgacacatgattgaagcagctccaccattggttgaaGTTGCCTCGAGCTgcctctgttactctgctcagtccaccttctgcaacaggggacttcaggcctgcagtcagaaaccctgaaatgattggcactgccagatttgatgagcattATTTCCCACATAGAATAgagctttcaccttaaggggcttcaagttaaccctgatatggagcacaaaacaACATCACTTAAATCTCATCTGTGTCCGTGGAATCAAGGGGATTGGCAGGAGTAataaccaaaagtggagttcccctttaatacattgtatcccaattattattccacttgtttcatttttcaagagaagtctcaacaggaacttccacattgaacattcattgaccacaagttgaggcaacaggcctgaatatccacgagaaggcaaggaaaagataaatcaattgaggcacaaaagaacagaCTGGTTTGGAGGAATGTCGGTAAAGGTtcaaggtcaatagaattgaatctcagagttagagagtggtaatgacccatttaagaaagatgcagtccctcagtgacaagttgaagttcATTTTAAATATAAAGCTAAGATTAACAGGTCAATATAAAGTAGTtgtttcacacagggtgatatttaacagtgggcaagaatttatacactgatttcattcagggatctcctcagtggctggagtttcaGCCGACGTTAATGAATTCAGAGTGGGCAGTAAACtacacagtgaaattggagcaagaattgaagaatcacattacctgcaatctgctgccacattcatggagcccatagtcaaagaggacagtgtggttctgagagtggatcccagttggccgacaacctgctgtccccagggtcaggtcagtagctttaatcaggtgcctggttccaaataaatccatgtctaccctcaccagcaggttctgctctccacactgcaccatcacagtctgcagtggagacagacttctcccctcagacacactgaaatgggaggcacagggagagggactctctggggcacaggggtgggttttactcctccatggaaatctctggcctctaaactgttcccaaatatcagagcaacaaaccactcCAACGAACACCAACACCGAGAACAAAGCTCtcactacaaaatcccccatgataccaaacaactcaactatTCCTTTACCCACCAACCAACACCTTTTATACACTGCAGTCACCTGACTCCAATTCAATGAGTCGATGTTGTGAtacgattggatgtctttcagaaaaAAACT from Heptranchias perlo isolate sHepPer1 chromosome 35, sHepPer1.hap1, whole genome shotgun sequence carries:
- the LOC137302256 gene encoding zona pellucida sperm-binding protein 3-like, encoding MGDFVVRALFSVLVFVGVVCCSDIWEQFRGQRFPWRSKTHPCAPESPSPCASHFSVSEGRSLSPLQTVMVQCGEQNLLVRVDMDLFGTRHLIKATDLTLGTAGCRPTGIHSQNHTVLFDYGLHECGSRLQMAGDFLVYTTHLNHTPNAHGSVIVRTNGAIIPIECHYFRKGNVSSDPIKPTWIPFSSTKSGEGLLSFSLRLMNDDWLTERTSTVYYLGDLIHIEASVSMTNHMPLKLYIDSCAATLSPDKDSTPRYNIIDYHG